The genomic interval AAAGTCCCACCACAACATTTTAGGTCAAAGTGTGGACTTTTGACCATTGTGACACCTTAAACCATTTTCATTACAGTCATTCTTTTGTAGTTTTGCTGTTGTGCTTGCAAACATTACCTATTGTATGACCCAGTTTCAAATCAATCTTTATCAGTCAGATGACCTCACATTTGACTTGAAAATACCTTGGTCTAAAGAGGAGTTAAAGGTTGACTGCAAAACCCCAAATCATCAGCTCTTCATCACCATGCTTAGTAGCTGATATGAGGTGTttgtattgtgtttgttttttgccaaacATGGTTCTCCATTATGGGCAGCCATCTCTAATTTAACCTCACGTATCCAAAGGATATAGTTCCAGAGGTCTTATGGTTCATTTAGGTGCAATTTTGCAAATGTAAGTCTTGCTGTCTAAGGAAATTGTCTTGATTCTCATAATTTTAGAACTtagtaaagaccagatcatttttattatgtcctgggACATAAAACCCTCGAACTGAAAAatggtggatttttttctttcatctttttccATCGCCGTACATGTTTTATATGTTGTCCTGCTTTATTGATGTGTCAGATGCTGGGTACTTCATGTACTTCAACACCATGACTGGGGAGCCTGAGGAGTCTGCTTTGCTGGAATCCCGAACACTTTACCCCAAAAGAAAGCTTCAGTGTCTGCAGTTCTTCTATAAGATGACTGGAAGCCCGAAAGACAAGCTGATAATATGGGTCAAGTTGGATGACAGCACAGGCACTGTCCGAAGAATGAAAAAGATACACACATTTTATGGTACGCAGTGGACATGATCAGTACAGATAATTCACAGTATTTATCTGTACCTTTACAGTGACATTTTTTCATACTCCAAGCCTTTCAGATTTGCATTGCGGCTTCATGCATTTCAACACTTGCACACATGCTCAGGtggttaaaaaataacattcaaattatgttatttttaggtttctgtAAAAGGCTTATGTAAAAGGCTTAGGTAATTTCATGCAGTCAGAGGTGAAATGCTTTGAATGGTTAATTTAATGCTGGAACATTTTGTCACTGagtatacaaaaaaaaaagaaaaaaatgtatgctAGATACAAAGCCACTTCTAGTAGGTAATTAGCCTGCAGGTGTGAACCCAGCTCTAACTGGTTCAGAATATAAGGCTcctttctcattttgtttgtgttctaaCTTAGTACATGACATAAAATGCGTTGTTCAGCAAACTGTTAAAAGCCTATTTGATGAACCTTTACTAAGAGTCTGAATAAAGCATGGAAAGAAGTATCTATTTTAATAACAAAGGGGATTTGTAAAGCCATTGTAACAGCAGAGGGATAAAGCTAATATGCCATGCCTtgaagataaagaaaataattgttgAGGCCAGTTTATGATGTAAGGTAACAAACTGTGAGCAGCTTTATGGTTTCATATAGAGAAAGATCTCTACACATGACATGTTTGCTTGAAAGCATTAATAAAGAAGTATAGAGATGGTCAAAAGGAGTTGCACTGTGTAAGGTAAAGGTGGACTACaatgtttgcagatgacgtTATAATCTAAGGTTGGAGTAGGGaccaggtggaagagagcctggagaggtgaaGGTATGCTCTGGAGAGAAGAGCTATAACAATCAGTAGAAGGAAGGCATAATATTGGGTTAATGAGATAAATGCATGTTACAGTGAAGCTGCAAGGAGTAGAGATGTTGACATAGACAGATTTCCCAATCTTTTCCCTTCCCTTTTCTTACCCAGGGAATTCAGAGCAGACATGGAATATCGCCCACGTCCCAATGGAAGTAGGAGTTAAATTCCGCTATGCCTTTCAAGCTGTGCGTGGCGACCCCTCGGCGTCCTCTGGAGGCATTTACATAGACGACATCAGTCTGACTGAGACGCGCTGCCCTAACGCTGTGTGGACGGTTCGCAACTTTTCCAAGATAATGGAAACAGCTACCATCCATACAGCCTTTGACAGCCCTCGTTTCTACAGCCCCGAAGGTTATGGATACGGTGTACGCATCGTGCCTTTGTCTGGTTACTCTGATTACACAGGAAACTATGTAGGGGTGTACTTTCACCTTGCCAGTGGAGAGAATGATGCAGTGATGCAGTGGCCAGCTGTAAACAGACAAGCCACCTTGGTGGTGATGGACCAAGATCCAGATATTTTGCAGAGGATGTCTTCCGCTCGCAGTCTCACCACTGACATGAGGCAAAGTAAGTACTGTCTATACACTGAGCGAACAAGATAACATAAAGGTAACATGGCCTGCAAACAATCCTGATCTCAATTCAATGGGaaatttatgataaaaatggataaaagtAGTTACTTAAATGGCTGCATATTGTAGTGCTGATCTGTGAACTCTTATTTGAGAAAGTTGGACTCAGgtacttgagaaaaaaaaacactaattgcAATAATTTCAGTGTTTCCCCCAGTGTAGAATAAGCCTGGCGGgtcgccaggctaagctccacttatttattaaaaatacgtcatttttttatacacgtttttttccacctgtaCCCcaaaaaccgctacctttatctacctcactgcGCGAAGATGCgcgtgccaacagtgacgcaatcgcgctgtccccgcccctgcacAAAGGTCCTGCGTGGTGATGTGGCGTGAACCGCGCGTGccgcactccattcaaaatggatgattttggtgctctagcggagctggttcggcTGCATCatcatttatatgatccctctgtgagaaaTCACAAGTTAGCAGGTGGTctgagccacagcaataaacataacgagcgggtttaaccaaaaatgtttagttgagccgaaattcagcaggtggctttacaagactgaagacggtaagcatgttttgtacttagtgaaaatattatccatgtttaccagtaaaatgaggctattaaattcagcattagatatgttttgttgttacatttaGTGATCCAttatgcagcctgtgccacaaaaagcacagtacagtacggcaactctctgtttttcagagttctctgttgttattcattggccttgacgtgagatgtgtgttggtgccttgtttgcactttttcatttatggtaatttaatttatttgtaaatgtgactgaaattaggattcaaattaggtgcaaacaatttgtatttattttaattgtatttttgttttaaaaagtgtttcaaaagtgcctttttgtaaaactgtagttgtgtaaatatttggcacaaatatcttacaatatcacataataaatagctatattttccacttttctgtcaactttaatcttttttttactaaatcatggtctGCCAGCGATTGGCTGGTGATCGGCCGGCAATCGGCCAgcgaatggccacctaccaccgggcttagcttcttttctgggggaaaccctgaattttatttaactgccTTGAGGTATGTTTGCAAAACCTGACTATTTAGCTGTTCAAAATATTCCTAGCAAGTTTAAAATAGGTCCTTTGGACTTCTGTTTTGATTCTTGAGGACATTTCACTTTTCACCTGAGCAGCGTTTTCAGTTCTAAACTACAATTAGATTGGTTCATGTACATCTGTATTCTCTCTCACTGATTGATGCAGTGTTTTCACCTTGAACCATTTGTCTTGTATTCTGTGTAAAACATGACCACAAGAGTCGAGGGTCACTCCCATTAATCTGCCTAGCTTTTCTTTCTGATATGTAATCAGGATTTATTATTGCTGtatttttcagagttcagaTCAATTCTCACATAACGactctgtttttgttacttGTAGCGTCAGATGGAAAGTTCTTCTGGGACAATCCTTCCAAGGTGGGAAATTACGACTCGTCCTGTGATTGCTTCAGAAGCCAATCATGGGGCTGGAGGAACTTTATCAAGCACTTTGACCTCAGGCGGCGCAATTACCTCAAGAATGATGATCTTATCATCTTCATTGATTTTGAGGGTTAGGAGTTTTGTTCAGTATCTCTGTactaaaagtttaaagtctAAAAATCTGTTCTTAAGCTGGTCATAAAGCAGATATGATATGCATCTTTATCTTGTTTACAGATATAACATCTCTCATAAAAACAGAGGTTCCTATTAAGCCAAATAAATAAGATCATCGTATGGGCTTCTAGGGGTTTCTATATTCCATTGGTAAGACTTTAGacactttattcatttcatcTCTTATGCTcacataaaataattatatgacttttttttttaaagaaattggaTGGAGCATACACAGCTGGAACAGGAAGAATCATCTGCAATGATTGCTGCAGTATTACAATTATACACACAGAAATGaaagttatttaattaaagtatTCACCAACAAGcctgtggattttattttgtttgtttccaaaataaCTGATGTAATTTAATGAAGAGAATACATATGTTGGggtttgtgtatatatatataaagtttaaatggaGCATTTCACCATTACCATTCAAACTGAAGTACAGTGGATATAAAAAGTCTACACACTCCtgctaaaatgctgtttttatgatgttaaaAAATCCCACCTATAATGTCCTATATATCCTGTTCAATTCAACTGGAAAAAAGTCTGTTAGGGTGAAAATAAAACGAAATAAGCTGATTGCAACTGGTCAAAACTAATATTTTGTATGAGGCATCCTTTGATCCTCAACAGTCTTTAACAGTGCATTAGGAGGCAACATCCAGacttcaaaacatttcttcacTGTTTCTTCCAAAAAGGCTCCAAAATCTGTCAGATTGTGAGGACAGTTCTTCTGCACAGCCCTTTTGAGGCCACCACATACATTTACTATCAAATTTGGATCTATACTCTGGCTAGGCCTTTACACAAACTTGGTCGTGCAATTTTAGCTTGACGAAGAGAATTGTTAAGATATTGGTGTGagggttttaattattttctgataatCACAGGTGGTTGTAGTGATAAGGTGGTATGAATGGTGCAGTAAGCAACTAGAAGGTCCTGTGTTGGACACTCGTCTGAtgcttttctgtgtggaatttGCATGATCTCCCCATAACACCACAGAGCTACAGAACAACAACTCTAACTTGTTGCTATGTATAAAGTCCTTCCTGCTGGTTCTATACATAGCAACCAGTGTTTGGGAAGTGTGAGCCACACCATTGTATTCCTCTTCCTTCTCTTACTGGTAGGCCTGTTATGTCATCAGTCATACCACTTTAAGCTACCATACGAACATTAAACTACAaattacatttagtttaattatcAAAATTTCTAAGAttccaacatttaaaaattgttaCCTATATACAGTGTGAGAAACTTTTCACGATAGTTCCAGAGTTAAAAAGTTCAGTaccatttatataaaaaataaaaatgttggtgTAAATAACACCAACAAGAACTTGGTTTTCCTAGTTGGGATCTGGGCAAAATGCTGACAGAGCATTAtcaactcattttttttctctaaatcaaATAACTTTATAACTGCTGATGACAATCTgctgttaataataaaacaaagtgcaaaGGCGAAAGTAATTTGCACTTCTTACTTTTAAGATATAGTGAAAGCTGCATAAAGATGGAACAACTCTGCCACCTACAGTAAAAAGCAAgtctttttatgtttcctttcaCTTGCTTCTCAGAGGTCTAACCAATTAAAGACAATTTGCTGATGTCTACATTTCAGAATAACTCTATATCAAAGTGTCTGACCCCCCCAAAAGCAATTATAGTTTACAGCTTTAACTACTTGGACATGTCATAACATCTTATTGCAGCTCAATTTTAAGAGTTACAGTGAGGTAAAATCTGTTACTCATTAAAAACTATAACCCTGATCAAAGTTCCTCTTCAGCTGGTGTCTTTGTGAGCCTGTTTTCACAGCTGTCTGAGTAACAAATCTCTGTACAAATATCGATATGGCATCTGGAGGCACTTTAAGAAAAATCGTTGCTTTGATTGGAGTCTTTGCAATTTTAAAGGTAAGGAATGTTAAAAtatcagaacaaacaaagataaacagGAATTGAAAGAAGTGTCTCTGCTAAGTGTTGAGATTAAGAAACATCTCTTGTGTGACAGGTGCAGGCTGCTCCCACGATTACGGGTtagtttcagtaaaacttttTGACAATACTCACATAAAACAGACTTTGATggcaatatttatttttctaaaataaatatttttagatgaTACTGCAGATGAAGGTGAACTGAGAGATGACATTCCTGAGATCAACAGAggtatatattttgttttttatctcatACCGATGTGTTCTTGACCAattatgtttcattaaaattgtcaCATTTCAGAGCTGAAACACCTGTTTGAGGGGGACATTGCTGGAAATGTAAgtacacaatttgttttttgtagaacCTGTACTTGTTTGTACCTTATCATTTGTGACATCAATCATACAGGTTGGAGT from Kryptolebias marmoratus isolate JLee-2015 linkage group LG19, ASM164957v2, whole genome shotgun sequence carries:
- the mep1a.1 gene encoding meprin A, alpha (PABA peptide hydrolase), tandem duplicate 1, which gives rise to MIMARVLLFLGLAVLASSYTIPRLHEVHEVYENGEDENPILNKGSHANLFEGDILIPDAKNALINKRYRWKFPIPYILGDDLDLNAKGCVHQAFEMYRLKSCVDFKPYEGEKTFIKFEKRGGCFSSVGDQQNGQILSLGPGCDHKAVIEHELLHALGFYHEQSRTDRDDYVDIWLDQVTPGLEHNFNKYNDDFITDQNTAYDYESIMHYRPFSFNKNESVPTITTKIPEFYNIIGQYLDFSRLDTLRLNRMYNCSGTLTLLDQCSFEYASICGMIQSSMDDGDWVHTMSSEDHTLLGKCKDAGYFMYFNTMTGEPEESALLESRTLYPKRKLQCLQFFYKMTGSPKDKLIIWVKLDDSTGTVRRMKKIHTFYGNSEQTWNIAHVPMEVGVKFRYAFQAVRGDPSASSGGIYIDDISLTETRCPNAVWTVRNFSKIMETATIHTAFDSPRFYSPEGYGYGVRIVPLSGYSDYTGNYVGVYFHLASGENDAVMQWPAVNRQATLVVMDQDPDILQRMSSARSLTTDMRQTSDGKFFWDNPSKVGNYDSSCDCFRSQSWGWRNFIKHFDLRRRNYLKNDDLIIFIDFEDITSLIKTEVPIKPNK